Part of the Candidatus Zixiibacteriota bacterium genome, ATCCCCTTTATGAATACATCTCGTGGTGAAGTCGAAATACCATGTTTTTCAAGGGCTTCTTTAATGATCTCCACAGTCACTGCCCCTGCAAACTTTGCACATGTACCAAAATTATTCTTTTCATCCGAAATTTGTTTGAGTATTTCTTTATCTTCCATTTTGAACTCCTCTCAACTATTTCTATAAGTGAAATTTTACCCACTAAAGCCAAGGCAATACTGAAAACTTGAATAATCTTTATATGCTTATTAATCGTTTTTGCCATTTTTAAACCACTTCACCAAAGTCATATAAGAAACAAATATCGTAGTTAATAACTGCAAGAATGGTGAGATAAATATCATCAAAACCAGCCAGCCAATAAAGCTGGCTTTCGGGTCAAAAAGAATTAAGGGAATTCCGAAATTTTTGAAATCATATCCAGGGGTGAAAAGCAATTTAATCGCAGGTCCCCAGAGAATCGCCATCACCACAAGAGTAAAAAGGGAAGTGATAATGGCGTAGTTAAAGACTTTTTTAAGAATATCTTTCAGGTTTTCATTATACAAAGTTAATCTTCTTGCAGTATACCATCCGATAAGAAATCCGAATAATATGCAGAAAATTGGAACGCCCATCCCCATTCCTACACAAAACAAATCGAGGAAGGCAAAAATTAATAAAGTAATTTTTATGTTCAATTTAAAAATTTTATCCATAGCTAAGCTAAGTAGGTCAGGCGACCTGCTCTCCTGACTTTATAATTGCTGTCAGGAGCACGAGGCCCTGCTTTACTGGCTGTGTTTATGCCTATGATGAGTATCTGGCCAATGAACATGAATATGGGATAGTTCTGGATGAGTGTGTTCATGAGAATGTGGTTCGGTAAAACTCCCTGAATGCTTATGCAGATGATGTATATCGCTATGCTTGTGTGAATGGGCGTGGGTTATTGATTTATGAAGATGAAGATGTAAATGTTTTTCACTAATTATCAACCATACTCCTATTATCATAAATCCCGAGGCAGGAAACATCACCCATCCAATCCATTCCCTGAGGATGATAAGCGAAGCTATGGCCCCGATAAAGGGAGCAAAGCTAAAGAATGCCCCGGTTCTTGAAGAGCCCAAACCCTCAAGCGCTTTAATAAAAAATACCAGACTAATACCATAACTGAGTGCTCCCAGTAATAGAGCAAATGCAATCTTGAAGTCTAATAATATCTTTATTCCAAGAATTAATGCAAGTGAGAGGGATATTATCCCGGCGACTAAACCTTTAATTCTGGCAATCTGTATAGGATCTTTATCAGAAATGTTGCGGGTTAAGTTATTGTCTATTCCCCAGCAAACCATTGCAAAGAGAATCAATAACGGGCCGACCGGGCTGAACTTGCCTCCACCAAGGTCCCAGGTTAAAAACAATCCTGCAATAGTCATGCATACCAATGCCAGCCATAAACGCTTTCCTGCATTCTCCTTGAAAATAAATACAGCAATTATAGCGGTGGCGAGTCCTTCCAGATTTAGCAGTAATGACGCAGAGAAACCTGAAACAAGGGTTAACCCCATCAACATGCTTATTGGTCCTATAATTCCACCTGCG contains:
- a CDS encoding EamA family transporter, with translation MYKRPFLFITISASLFGISTPLAKLLVKNIPPVALAGLFYLGAFAGLSLYSIVRKKRMTGSYNGVASLEKKDLPWLAGAILAGGIIGPISMLMGLTLVSGFSASLLLNLEGLATAIIAVFIFKENAGKRLWLALVCMTIAGLFLTWDLGGGKFSPVGPLLILFAMVCWGIDNNLTRNISDKDPIQIARIKGLVAGIISLSLALILGIKILLDFKIAFALLLGALSYGISLVFFIKALEGLGSSRTGAFFSFAPFIGAIASLIILREWIGWVMFPASGFMIIGVWLIISEKHLHLHLHKSITHAHSHKHSDIHHLHKHSGSFTEPHSHEHTHPELSHIHVHWPDTHHRHKHSQ